CATCAGGCGCAGCAGGCTGGCGGCCGGGCCGTTCCAGTCCTGCAGCCGCCCGGCGCGGTCGATCACGAAGATGAAGACGCCGATCGAGTTCATCAGGCGGTCCGCCCGCGAGGCCGACCGAGACCACGACCCGACGTGGCTCGTCGTCCACACCAGGACGAGGCAGATGGCGGCGATGGCCAGCGGTGTCAGTGCGGGAACGAGCACCTGGAAGGACACGACGAACAGGCCTGCGACCTCGGCCGCGAGGACGACCCGGCGCACGTGCCTGGACGGGTCGTGCTGGCGCGTGCTCAGCGTGAGGACGCCGGCGCCGAGGAGTCCGAACGCGTAGATCAGGTGCGCCGCGTAGACCGGGCTGTCGTAGTAGCGGTCACCGTCGGTGATGCCGACCGCCGGCACCATGCCGGCGAAGGTGAGAGCGGCGATCGTCGCCGCGGCGATCCACAGCCAGGGCGCGACCACCCAGCGCCCGTGGACGAGTCGTCGGGCGGCCACGAAGAAGCTCACGGCGCTGACCTGCACGACCACGACGTTGATCGCCACGAGCAGGCTCGGCGCGAGGTCGTCGGGTCCGCGAAGCGCCCGCAGCAGGTTCCAGCAGGCCACCGACAGCACGAGGATGACCACGGGCACCGAGACGGCGGGCCGATGGTGCCTCACCGCCAGGACCGACAGCAGCAGCACTGCCGAGGTCACCAGGTAGGCGGTGGTCATGGCCAGAATTCTGGCAGTCCTCGAGGGCGGTGACCACGCCTTTGTCGCGTCCCCCTGGTGTCAGAGGCAGACATCGGCGCGCAGGGGCCCCACGGCCCCCACGGGACGCGGTGAGTCCGACGCGGGACGGCGCGCGGAGAACTGCTCGCGGTACAGCCGGCCGTACAGACCGTCGGGGTCGTCGACGAGCTCGGCGTGCGTGCCCTGCTCCACGACACGGCCGTCGACGAGGCCGAAGATCACGTCGGCGTTCTGGATCGTGCTGAGCCGGTGCGCGATCGCGAGCGTGGTGCGGCCGGACGTGGCCCGCTCGAGCGCCTCCTGCACGAGCCGCTCGGTCTCGTTGTCCAGTGCACTGGTGGCCTCGTCGAGGATCAGGATGCGCGGGTTCTTCAGCAGGACGCGAGCGATGGCGATGCGCTGCTTCTCGCCGCCGGAGAGCCGGTAGCCGCGCTCGCCCGTGACGGTGTCGTAGCCGTCGGGGAAGCTCATGATCCGGTCGTGGATGTTGGCGTCGGTCGCGGCCGCGACGATCTCCTCGGGAGTGGCCCCGGGCTTGGCGTAGGCGATGTTCTCGCGGATCGTGCCGTGGAAGAGGTACGGCTCCTGCGTCACCATGCCCACGCAGTCGGCCAGCGACGACAGGCTCATGTCGCGCACGTCGATGCCGTCGATCAGCACCTGGCCGCGGTCGACGTCGTAGAAGCGCGGCACGAGGTAGGTGGCGGTGGTCTTGCCCGAGCCCGAGGGACCCACGATCGCCGCCAGCTGGCCGCCCTCGATCCGCAACGACAGGTCCGACAGCGCCCACGCGTCCTCCTGCGCCGTGGACTCGGCGTCGATGGTGCCGGCGGAGTCGCCGAAGCGGTCCTTGACGGACTCGCCGGTGAGCGTGCGCGGCTCGGGGTAGCGGAACCACACGTCACGGAACTCGATCGTGCCCTGCAGGTCGGCCGGGCTCACGTCGCGCGCCCCGGGCCGGTCGACGATCGCGGGCTCCAGGTCGAGGTACTCGAAGATGCGGCGGAACAGCGCCAGCGAGGTCTGCACGTCGAGCGAGACGCGCATGAGCTGCAGCAGCGGCATCTGCAGGCGGGCCTGCACCGTGGTGAACGCGACCAGGGTGCCCGCGGTCAGCGAGGCGGGATCGCCCGGGAGTCGCCCGGCGATGATGAAGCCGGCGAACAGGTAGATGATCGCCGGGGTGATGGCGAAGAAGGTCTGGACCGTGGCGAAGAACAGCCGGCCGGTCATCGCCTGCTCGACCTGCAGGCGGGTCTGCTCGAGGTTCGCCGTGCGGTAGCGCTCGGCCTCGGACTTGCTGCGGTTGAACACCTTGGCGAGCAGGATCCCCGAGACGCTGAGCGACTCCTCGGTGATCGCGGTCATCTCCGAGAGGCTCTCCTGCGTGCGCCGCGCGAGCTGCTGGCGGCGCCGCCCGACCTTGAGCTGCAGCCACACGAACAGCGGCATCAGGATGAGCGTGAGGATCGTGAGCTCCCACGACAGGATCACCATCGAGATGAACGCCGCGGTGACCGTGACGGTGTTCTGCAGGATCGAGGTGGCCGTGTCGGTCAGGACCGTGCGGACCCCTGCCACGTCGTTGGCCAGGCGCGACTGGATCGCGCCTGTCTTCGTGGTGGTGAAGAACGCCAGCTCCATCTTCTGCAGGTGGGCGAACAGCTCACTGCGCAGGTCGGCCATCGCCGAGTTGCCGATCGTGGACGTCAGCCAGTTCTGCGCGATGTTGAGCATCGACGCCAGGATCGGCAGCACGCACATGCCGGCGACGAGCCAGCCCAGCAGGCCCAGGTCGGGACCTCCGTCGCCGAAGAGGGCGTCGTCGAAGACGGCCTGGGTGAGGAACGGGACGATCGAGGTCAGCAGCGCTGCGAGCACGACGATGACCCCGACCGAGGCCATCTTGCCGCGGTAGGGGCGCAGCAGGGTGGCGATGCGCCGCAGCACCGGGCGGTTGTCCGCAGCGATCTCGGCATCGCTCAGGTGCGTGACGGACGGGCCCGGTCGTGGCACGGCGTCAGTCGCCGATCCGGGTGAGGTCGACCGTTCCGAGGTCGGCCGGGACGAGCTCGAGGGTGCCCCAGCCGCCGACCTCGTTGCGCAGGAACGCCCACACGAACAGCTCGCTGGTGACCAGCTGCTCGTCGATGTCGAGACTGAACTCCACGGGCACCC
This genomic interval from Aeromicrobium choanae contains the following:
- a CDS encoding ABC transporter ATP-binding protein, producing MPRPGPSVTHLSDAEIAADNRPVLRRIATLLRPYRGKMASVGVIVVLAALLTSIVPFLTQAVFDDALFGDGGPDLGLLGWLVAGMCVLPILASMLNIAQNWLTSTIGNSAMADLRSELFAHLQKMELAFFTTTKTGAIQSRLANDVAGVRTVLTDTATSILQNTVTVTAAFISMVILSWELTILTLILMPLFVWLQLKVGRRRQQLARRTQESLSEMTAITEESLSVSGILLAKVFNRSKSEAERYRTANLEQTRLQVEQAMTGRLFFATVQTFFAITPAIIYLFAGFIIAGRLPGDPASLTAGTLVAFTTVQARLQMPLLQLMRVSLDVQTSLALFRRIFEYLDLEPAIVDRPGARDVSPADLQGTIEFRDVWFRYPEPRTLTGESVKDRFGDSAGTIDAESTAQEDAWALSDLSLRIEGGQLAAIVGPSGSGKTTATYLVPRFYDVDRGQVLIDGIDVRDMSLSSLADCVGMVTQEPYLFHGTIRENIAYAKPGATPEEIVAAATDANIHDRIMSFPDGYDTVTGERGYRLSGGEKQRIAIARVLLKNPRILILDEATSALDNETERLVQEALERATSGRTTLAIAHRLSTIQNADVIFGLVDGRVVEQGTHAELVDDPDGLYGRLYREQFSARRPASDSPRPVGAVGPLRADVCL
- a CDS encoding YbaY family lipoprotein, with translation MSMLTVSGSLSVREKIAFPPGGVATVKVVDADGEVLAATALPADGVPVEFSLDIDEQLVTSELFVWAFLRNEVGGWGTLELVPADLGTVDLTRIGD
- a CDS encoding nitrogen regulation protein NR(II) codes for the protein MTTAYLVTSAVLLLSVLAVRHHRPAVSVPVVILVLSVACWNLLRALRGPDDLAPSLLVAINVVVVQVSAVSFFVAARRLVHGRWVVAPWLWIAAATIAALTFAGMVPAVGITDGDRYYDSPVYAAHLIYAFGLLGAGVLTLSTRQHDPSRHVRRVVLAAEVAGLFVVSFQVLVPALTPLAIAAICLVLVWTTSHVGSWSRSASRADRLMNSIGVFIFVIDRAGRLQDWNGPAASLLRLMGRTASHGMDLTAALSMPPRFVDGATVTLFIQGGELRTTLSVHSVDPLDLDGDLVLMFRPVRSSVEGSSFPTVSGALKGHDPGTQTLGRKAALEVLRTVAAEGGTVIRLVVTPRDPQRTDEVMFLIARRMEARAAEAGYPDVEWARLDTWTFVTELVDHDFDAVPGHVPLEDLQVDMEVTFHTPVPGESSAAFIRRVSDAAYGRDTAHGS